The following is a genomic window from Bacillus sp. FJAT-52991.
TTAATAATGTAAGGAGCATGAACAACAATATCGACCATACCATGTTCTTTCATATGAAATTGGCCTTTTTCAATGTTCAAGTCTTCTATTTTCTTTCTTCTAGTATTTTGCGGTGCTCCGGTATAAATCATAAAGGTGTTCGCACCGTAAGAAGCTGCTTCTTCACTTGCAGCTAACAGCATTTTCTTGCCGCTCATAGACACATGAGAACCAATTTTCAGCATACATTCCTCTCCTTTACCCTAACTTCATTGTACTAAAAACTTCATGATTTATCAGCAAAAAAGGTCTGCAAAAGCAGACCTTCTCTTTTAAAACTACTTTTTGTTATTGCCTCGTTTCGATTCTAAGCGTCGTTCACGCTTTTTAAATTGAGTCATTTCTCTTTGCATTTTTTTCTTATAGCCTGGCTTCACTTTTTTCGGTTTTCTGACAATCGACTTCGCTTTCAAATCAATGCTGTCTTCTGTTTTTTCTCTTTTCTTTCGTTGATTGCGATCCTTTAATTCAGTCCATTCACCTTGACGAATATCCGTATGACTGAATGTGATGCCTATTTTCTCTAAGCGAGCGAGGGCATCCTCGTCACTCGGTGTATAAATAGTGGCGCAAATACCTGAAAATCCTGCTCGAGCTGTTCGTCCGGCACGATGAACATAAAAGTCAAGATCGCGCGGAAGTTCGTAGTTGATGACATGACTAACGCCCTCAATGTCAATCCCTCTAGCAGCTAAATCGGTCGCAACAATATATTGATAATCTAAGTCGCGAATTTGCTTCATCATTCTTTTGCGATCTCTTGGTGACATGTCGCCATGAATGCGACCAACTTTCAAGCCTTTTTCTAGCAGTGCATTCGCCACTTCATCCGCTTTTTGCTTTGTATTCGTAAATACAACCGCTAAATAAGGGTTATAAGCAACTAACATATCATGAAGCAAATCGATTTTCTCTCGGCTTTTCTTTGATACTAATACATGCTCAATATTTTCAGCTGAAATATGCTTTGGTTGAATATGAACATATTCAGGGTTCTCCATGTATTTCTTTAAAAATGGCTTTAACTTTTCTGGAATTGTTGCCGAGAATACAAGAATTTGTAACTGTTCAGGCATTCTGCTTGCGACTTGATCGACATCAACAATAAATCCCATATCAAGCATTAAATCCGCTTCATCGATGACAAGAATGGATGCACGATGAACAAATAACGCTTGCTCCTTAATGAGATCATTAATTCGTCCAGGTGTACCAACAACAATTTGTGGCTGCGTCTTTAATTTATCAATATCACGTTGCTTATCCGTCCCACCCATATAACAACGAGCAGTGATCTCTTCTTCAGAAAACTTAATCATTTTAAGAATCTCTTTATAAATTTGATCGGCCAATTCTCTCGTTGGTGCTGTGATAACCGCTTGGACTTCTTTTTTCGCAGGATTGATCTTTTCAAGGATTGGGAGGATATAGGAATGGGTTTTCCCCGTTCCTGTTTGAGATTGTCCGATGGCACTTTCCCCTTTTAAAATAAGCGGGATCATTCTTTCTTGAATTTCTGTTGGCTCATAAAAACCTAATTCTTCAATTCCTTTATTTATAAACGGTCGAAAACCATATAATTCAAATCGTTGTTTTGTCAATATTGACACTCCTTTTGGCTCAAAACAAGCCTTTTTCTCCATTCTGTATCTTATACTAAAAACGCCGATAAATCAAAGCTTTGGCAAATATTTTTTGTATCCTCATCACCACTAAACCTTTTCTAGTTTGTCTGCATACAATACAGAAGAACAAACAATTGCAATGAAAGGAATGAAACGATATGCCTCCATTTTCACCTAGACCGCAGCAGCAGTCCCCTTTCTTTTACGGACCACCGATGAGGCCTTACCCAACTAACCGGCCTTCTTTCTCCCCACAAAGAACGGGACGCGGACCAGGACTTCTTAGTCGCTTGTTGAATCGGCAAAATTCATCTAGTATGCCGTTCACTGGCTTTGAACGACAAGGAGCAGCAACAGTTGGTTCTTCTGCTGCTCAAAAGCTAGCTAATCCGATGAACTTTCAGCAAATGCTCTCCAATACGCAACAAGTGTTACAAACGGTGCAACAGATGGGGCCGATTGTTGAACAATATGGTCCGATTGTTAAAAATTTACCAGCGATGTGGAAACTATATCGCGGATTAAAATCACTGCCTGATGCAGAAAAGGACAATAGCGAAAAAACAAAGGAAACAACGAAAGCTCCAGTCAAAAATAAAGAATCACTGCCCGCTCCTTCTGCTTCAGCTTCCAAAAAGGCTAAACTAGAAAAAAGCGAACAACTAACAGATCGCTCCTCTACACCTAAACTTTATGTATAGCATCGCCCTTTTCTTTTCATGCTTGCCTCCCTCCTATATAATAAAATTGTAGTAGTTTTACTCCGAAAAATTTTATAGGAGGATTTTTTTATGGATATTATTAAAATTGCCCCAAGAGGATATTGTTATGGCGTTGTCGATGCGATGGTCATCGCCCGCAATGCTGCCTTAGATAAAAGCTTGCCTCGCCCGATTTATATACTCGGAATGATCGTTCATAATCAGCATGTGACAGATGCTTTTGAAGAAGACGGCATCATTACAATCGACGGCAAAAACCGCAAAGAAATTTTAGAAAAAGTCGACAAAGGTACGGTCATCTTTACCGCACATGGCATTTCTCCTGAAGTACGGGAACTTGCTAAGCAAAAAAACTTAGTCACGATTGACGCCACTTGCCCAGATGTGACAAAAACACATGACTTAATCCGCGACAAAAAAGCGGAAGGTTATGTCGTCATTTATATTGGAAAGAAAGGGCACCCTGAACCAGAAGGCGCAGTCGGTGTCGCCCCTGATATTGTTCACTTAGTTGAAAAACCAGAAGACGTGGAAAAACTGACCATCACCAATGAAAAAATCATTGTCACAAATCAAACAACCATGAGTCAGTGGGACGTTGCAGATATTATGGACAAAATTAAAGAAAAATACCCCCATGCCGAAATGCATAAAGAAATTTGTTTAGCTACTCAAGTTCGCCAAGAAGCAGTAGCTGAGCAAGCGGGCGAAGCGGATTTATTAATTGTCGTAGGTGATCCAAAAAGCAATAACTCTAATCGTCTAGCTCAAGTATCAGAAGAAATTGCTGGAACAAAAGCTTTCCGTGTCTCTGATGTATCAGAAATCCAACTTGAATGGCTACAAGGTGTCCATAAAGTCGCCGTCACAGCAGGTGCCTCCACGCCAACACCGATCGTCAAAGAAGTCATTCAATTCCTTGAAAGCTTTGACCCTAACGATGAAAGCACATGGACACGAGAGAAAAAAGTACCTTTAAACAAAATCTTACCAAAAGTCAAAAAATCCACACTAACTTCAAGGTAAGAAGAAAAGTGGAAGCGGCTGCTTAGACTCGGCAGACATAAGACGGAGCGTCGACGTGGCGTTCTTTGCCACACAGACGTTACGACTTATGTCCGAGAGTCTGGCCGCTGGAGCTGGACACCAAGAAAAGCGGAGCCGACTGTTCAGACACGACAAGCAAATGACAGAATGATGAAATGGCGTATCTCAGCCATGTAGTCAGGCTGGCATTTGACTCGAGTGTCTAGGAGGCGGAGCTGGACAATGAAGAAAAGTGGAAGCCCCCGTTTAGCGACGTATGAGCTGGAGCACTCTGCACGAGATAAAGCAAATAAAAAGGGTTGCCTCTATTTGAGCCAACCCTTTTTATTACTTATATAAATGTAAAAGGATCTGTATGAACGGAAGAAGGGATAAATTCAACATTGAACCCCTTTTCATCAGCTAATGCCTTCATTTTTACGGCTGTCCCTTTTTTCATTACTTTCTCGACATTATGCCCTGGATCCACAATATTTAGCCCGACTGCCATGGCGTCATGAGCGGTATGATAGTAAAAATCGCCCGTGACGTATACATCAGCCCCTTTAAATTTAGCTGCTTGGAAATATTTATTCCCATCCCCACCAAGCACAGCTACTTTCTTCACTTGATCGGTTAACTCCCCTACAACACGAACTCCATTGACATCCAATTTGTCTTTCACAAATTCAGCAAATTGACGAAGAGACATCGATTCTTTCAGCTTCCCTACTCTTCCAAGTCCTAATGTTTCGCCTTTATTTCCTAACGGATAAAGGTCATAAGCTACTTCCTCATAAGGATGAGCTTTCAGCATAGCGGATAGTACCTTCTTTTCGATACTTTCAGGATAAATCGTTTCAATCTTCACTTCTGCCACTTCTTGGAGGGTGCCTGCTTGTCCAATATAAGGAGCAGCTTCTGCACTCGGCTGAAAGCGCCCTGTTCCTTGTGATGAAAAAGAACAATGACTGTATTCACCAATAAAACCAGCTCCAGCCGCTCCTAATGCTTCTCTCACTGCCTGTTCATGGGTTCCTGGCACAAAGACTACCAACTTCTTTAAACCGTCCTCAAACGTTGGTACAAGCACTTCTGGTTCCTGCAACTGAAGTGCTTCTGCCAGAAGATCGTTTACCCCTCCTTTGGCTACATCAAGATTGGTATGAGCGGCATAGACGGCAATATCGTGTTTGATTAGCTTTTCAATCATTCTTCCAGCAGGTTCACTCGTTACAATTGATTTCAGTGGGCGAAAGATGATCGGATGATGAGCAATGATGAGTTCTACCTTGTTAGCAATCGCTTCATCTACCACCTCTTCTAACACATCAAGTGCAACGAGAACTCGTTCAACGGGTTTATTTAATCGACCGATTTGCAAACCAATTTTATCACCTTCCATCGCATACTTTTTCGGTGAGAATTGTTCAAATAGCTGAATGATTTCATGACCATTGGCTGTTTTCATTCGATTGCCTCCTTAATCAAATTCAATTCATGAAGAACTTGCTGTTGCTTCTTCATAATGGCTTCTCCGTCTTCCGCCTTCTTTAAATTTTCCAAAACAAGCTCAAGCTGACTAGCTTCCCGCTTCCATTTCTTCAAAAACGCGTCATTCTTTTCCTCCATCAAAAATGGTCCCAACAATAGTTGTTGTGCTTGATTTTCCTTATAAGGCTTAGAAGGATCACCTTTTTCAGCTGTTAACACCTCATACACCTTACCATCTTCTTCCATAATCATTTCAGCAATCAGTTCCCACTCATTAGCGAGTAGCCATTGACGAATATTGATTGCACTTATGTTTGGCTGAAGCACTAGACGTTTGACTCCCTCAAGCTTAGCTTTTCCCTCTTCCAAAATAGAAGCGATCAGAGTACCGCCCATCCCTGCAATCGTAATACACTCCACTTCACCAGCGGTAATGACCTCAAGACCATTCCCTTTTCGAACATCGATTAATTCTTCTAGCCCCGCTTCCTTCACTTGCTGTTTCGCAGCCTGAAAAGGACCCTCTACCACTTCTCCTGCAACTGCTTTCGTGACGATTCCTGTTTTTACCGCATAGCAAGGTAAATACGCATGATCCGATCCAATATCCGCTAAAGTTGATTGGTTCGGAATTTGATTAGCCACAGCTGTTAATCGTTTAGATAATTGATTTATATTCATATAGTCACCACTTTTAGTTTTGTTTTCGTACCTAGTGTAAACAAATTTATTTGATAAAAAAAGTTCTTTGCACCAGGCAAAGAACTTTTCGCAATTATTTAACTTTGCTAACCCACTCAGCCATTGCATCCGCATTTTCAGCTGGAACAAGTCCTGCTGGCATTGCACCACGACCGTTAACTAGAACTTCTTTAATTTCATCTTTTGATAGCTTTTCGCCAACACCTTTTAGTGCTGGGCCAGCTCCACCTTCATAGTTACCGCCGTGACAGCCAACACAAGATTGCTTATAATGACCTTCAGGATCGAACTCTCCACCAGCAGTTTCTTCGGTTTTTTCTCCGCCTTCTTTTTCTTTTGCCATTTCTTTAGAATTGCTAAGTCCTTCTAGTGACAAGAAGAAAATTAGACCTAATCCAAATACCATAATTAATAAGAATGGAATAACAGGATTACGATTCATTTCTTAACCTCCCTTATGTATACGTATAACAAATAGAAAGTACAAACACCTCTTATTTTACTTTAAAAACAGAAAGACGAAAAGCCCTTATCACCAAGTTTTTTCACTTTTGTTGTAATTTAGACACAAATTGTTCTTTGATAATTAAAATAATTAAGAACATTACGTTTTAGCTAAATTTTTATATGTTTTTATATTATATAAATATAAAAATAATTAACACACCAAAACCTAACCAAGCGGAGATGGTAAAATAAATTAATTGTAGTTTTCTTCCTGCCACCCACCATAATAAACAGTTGACAAAAAGAAGAAAGTTAAGAGAAAAGAACCTCTTCCCTTTCATTATTTCATGAAGTTCTACTGAATATACAAGCAATAAAATGGCAGCAACAATATAAAATATCGGAAATAGTAAACCTTTTTTAGAAAAATAAAAACCTAAGCCTAAGAGCATTACGACAAAAAATACCAAAATCGCTGTTTGCAAAGAGAAAGACATTTCAGTAAAATATAGGACAAATAGCGAAATCATTAAAATGGATAAGGACACTAATATACTTTGTAGCGGGAAGCTTTGGCTTTGCTTTGTTTGAACAGAAGAGTCATCCCATTCTTCCCCTTGACTGTATAAGGAAAGCAAGTAATCACAATATTGTTCAGGAAGCATGTGATTTTCTTTCCAGAATAATATTTCTTTCATAATAATCTTTTGTTTATCATCCAACTATTGTCACATCCTGATCGATACGTAGTTTGTCACAAATACACCATCTCAAAAAATAAAGTGCCAAGCACCTCCAATAGTATTTATCATTTGAAAAATACTATATGTTTGGAGAGGCTAGGCACTTGTAGATCAGTTTTTTAACCTATTATTCAAGAAAATCCTTTAGGCGTTTACTTCTGCTTGGATGGCGAAGCTTACGAAGTGCTTTCGCTTCAATTTGACGAATACGTTCACGGGTAACACCGAAAACTTTTCCTACTTCTTCAAGTGTGCGTGTACGGCCATCGTCTAAGCCAAAACGAAGACGAAGCACATTTTCTTCGCGATCAGTTAATGTGTCTAATACATCTTCTAGCTGCTCTTTCAATAGTTCATAAGCAGCATGTTCAGATGGCGAAGTAGCCTCTTGGTCTTCAATAAAATCACCTAAGTGAGAATCATCTTCTTCACCAATTGGTGTTTCAAGGGAGACTGGCTCTTGTGCTATTTTAAGGATTTCTCTTACTTTTTCAGGTGTTAAATCCATTTCTTCGGCAATTTCTTCCGGAGATGGTTCACGACCTAAATCCTGAAGCAGTTGTCTTTGAACACGAATCAGCTTATTGATCGTTTCGACCATATGAACAGGAATTCGAATCGTTCTTGCTTGGTCAGCAATGGCACGAGTAATCGCTTGACGAATCCACCATGTCGCATACGTACTAAATTTAAAACCTTTACGATAGTCAAATTTCTCAACCGCTTTAATGAGACCCATATTTCCTTCTTGAATTAAGTCAAGGAAGAGCATCCCACGTCCGACATAGCGTTTAGCAATACTAACAACTAGTCGTAAATTGGCTTCAGCAAGGCGGCGCTTCGCCTCTTCGTCTCCTTCTTCAATGCGAGTAGCGAGTTGAATCTCTTCATCTGCTGAAAGAAGGTCGACACGACCAATTTCTTTTAAATACATACGCACTGGATCATTGATCTTCACACCAGGAGGAACACTTAAGTCATTTAAATCAAACTCTTCACTTTCTTTTTCAAGTTCATGAATGTTTGGATCTTCCTCTTCATCTTCATCATTGGTGATATCGATCCCTTGCTCTCCAAGGTGCTCATAGAATTCATCCATTTGATCGGATTCTACTTCAAATGGTGATAATTTATCAGCTACATAGTCATAGGATAGCTTCCCGCGCTTTTTCCCTATTTCTATAATTTGCTCTTTTGCTCTTTCTAATGTGACTTCAGTTTCTTTGGAACGTGTTGACTTTTCAGCCATTTGTCCCCCTCCTTCCAACATCCTTACCTCATACTACTTACACTTTCAACTCTTTTTTAAGCTTTACTATTTCCATCGCAAGTTGAGCGGCCGTTTGATAATCCTTTGCTTTTTCCGCTGCTATTTGCTGTTGTTTCTTTGTCTTAATAACTAACTTTTTGCGGTACTTAAATATTTCTTTTATATAATCATGCACTTCCTCGTCATTTACATACTCACTAACCATCATCATTTCAATATCGGAAACGAGTCGGCGCAAGTTGGCGTCTGGAAGAAAGTTGATAAAGATACTTGAATCCGGTTCATTCTCCTCTTCGTAAAAGCCGAGTAAATACGTGAAAATAGCTTGATGTTCATCAATGTTAAATGCTTCACTCCCCATTAGCTCCTTCACTTTATAGGCAGTATCTACATCTTTCAACATATGAGCGATGAGCCTTCGTTCAGCTGTTTGATAAGCTGGATAGAGCTTTTGGGTCGTCTGAGGTATCGCGGCAGGCAACGTCAATGACTCTCGATTGACCGGCTGTTTTTTCCTCTCTTTAAAAAACACCTGCTTCTCTTGCTGTTTTAATGCATCCAGCGAAAGAGAAAACTGGTCGGCTATTTGGCGTAAATAATAATCGCGCTCAACCGCCTTTTGCAATTTCGCAATTTCTTTTAACACTTCTTCGATATAAGCAAGCTTTTGTCCTTCATCTTGAAGGTTTTTTCCTTGCTTAAAATATTCCATTTTAAACGCCATCAGCGTCAAGGCAGTCCCTATTATATTATCACGAAACTTCTCAGCTCCATGTTTCTTAATATAGTCATCAGGATCCATCTTGTCAGGAATCATCGCCACTTTCACATGACAGCCACTTTCGCTTAGCATCTCTGAAGCACGATAGGCCGCTTGAATACCCGCTGAATCCCCGTCATAACAAATGATTACTTGATCAGTTATCCGCTTAATCTGTTGGATATGAGCATCTGTTAATGACGTACCCATCGTGGCAATACCAGCTTCTATCCCTGCTGATGCTGCCGCAATCACATCAGCAAATCCTTCAAATAGTATGGCACCATGCTGCTTGCGAATGGCTGACCTTGCTCGGTGAAAATTGTATAACAAGCGACTTTTATTGAAAATAGCGGTTTCCGGACTGTTTAAATACTTTGGTTTTTCCTCATGTAAGGCTCGACCTGAAAAGGCGACAACCTTTCCTTTGTCATCATGAAGCGGAAACATAATCCTTCCTCGAAACCGATCAAAGTAAGAATCTTCTTCTTTTTGGATGATCAGTCCTGCCCGTTCTAATTCCTCGACTGAAAAACCTCGTTTTTGCAAAAAAGTAGTCGTGAAATTCCATTGTGGGAGTGACCAACCAATTTGAAAGGTCTCTACTTCATTTTTAGTAAAGCCGCGTTCTTGCAAATACTGTAACGCTTCCTGGCCTTCCTTTGTATTTACCAACAAATGGTGGTAAAATTTAGTCAGAAGCTCATGAGCTTCAAGCATCCGATCCTCTTCTTTTGAAACAGCTCGATCAGGACGTTCACCAGGAATTTGAATATCAACAGAAACTCCTGCACGGTCAGCAAGCTTACTGACGGCTTCTTGAAAAGAAACATTCTCCATTTCCGTAATAAAGGTAAAAATGTTCCCCCCAGCTCCGCATCCAAAACAATGGTAGATCTGTTTATCGGGTGAGACGGAAAATGAAGGAGAGTTCTCTCCATGAAAAGGACATAGCCCAAAGTAATTTCGACCTTGCTTCTTCAACTGAACATAATCGCCTATGACCTCAGCAATATCAAGCGATTGCTTAATCTGTTGAATCGTTTCTTCAGGAATCTTCCCTGCCACTTACACATCACCAGCTATACGATTGATCGATAAACACGCATTGTTCGAACAGATGAGATGGTTATCGACAAATACTTTCATTTTTTTCTTTCTTTCCTATGCTTTATTATTCTACAAGCTTGTTTAGAATCCTTCTTATATACGAAATAACATAAAAAATTTACGAACACTCCCCACTCCAAGCTTTCGATGGAGGATGGCTAAAGCACATAAATAGTTTATTCCTTTATTCAGACCTCTAAACCTGTTTTAAATACATTTTTATCACAATTTTTTATTATAGTATATCTTCTGTAAAAAGACTATTATTTTTTTACAACTTTCAAAAGAAAGTGAAAGAGGCTGTCCCCCTCATCACACAACTTCTATTTCAACGACAAAATATAGTATGTTTACACTATAAATGGCGCTAAAGAAGCCATGTTTTTAGGACACCCTCTATTTTCTATTTCTAAATTTACTCATAATAATATTCGCTGTTTCTTCTACTGCTTTATTGGTAACATCAATGATTTCGCAGCCAATTTTGCTCGTGACCTTTTCAAAGTAAGCCATTTCCGTTTTAATCCGCTCAACATCCGCATAACTAGCCTGGTCATTTAATCCTAGAGAACGTAATCGCTCCCGTCGAATTTGGTTAAGCTTTTCTGGACTTATTTTTAAACCGTAACATTTTTCTAGAGGGATAGAAAATAATTCCTCCGGAGGGTCCACTTCAGGTACAAGTGGTACATTCGCCACTTTCAATCGCTTATGTGCCAGATACTGAGATAAAGGTGTTTTAGAGGTTCTAGAAACACCAATTAACACAATATCCGCTTTAAGTAGCCCTCTAGGATCTCGACCATCATCGTACTTGACCGCAAATTCAATCGCTTCTACTTTCTTAAAGTATTCCTCATCCAACTTGCGAACAAGCCCCGGTTCAAGAAGTGGCTCCTTACCATACATCGATTGCAATTGATCCATTAACGGTCCGATCAAATCAAAAATGACAATATTTTCTTCAACCGCTCGTTGGTGCATATATTTTCTAATTTCCGGCTTCACTAAAGTGTAAACAATGATGCCACGCTCGCTTTTGGCAAGATCAATGACTTCATCAATATGAAAAAGGTCTTCCACATAAGGGAATCGCTTAATTACCGCATGGGATCCATTAAATTGGCTGACCGCGGCTTTTGTTACTAGTTCAGCCGTTTCTCCTACCGAATCGGAAACAATATAAATAATTGGGTCATTTACCAACAATCAGTAACCTCCTTTTATTTCAGCACTCAATCGTCATCAGCGAGTGATACGAAGGCTTTGGCGATGTTTGTTTTTGTGATTCGTCCAGTTACTTCATAACCTAAGTCTGTCTTTTTGACAACAGGAACGGAATCTATTTGTTTATCGATCAGATTCTTTGCCACATCAAGCAGTAAATCATCTTTCTCACAAACCGTAATATTAGGCATTCTAGTCATAATAATATTCACTGGAATCGCACTTAACTCCTGTTTCCCAATACTTGCTCGCAATAAATCCTTTCTTGATAGCACACCCGCCAGACAAGAATGTTCATCTACAACAAACAACGTACCAACATCTTCTAAAAACATAGTGACGACTGCATCATACACAGACAGATTTTCTCTGACCACAACTGGGATGGCTTGATAGTCTCGCACATAAATTTTCATTAAGTTTTCCGTAAGCAGCTGTGTGCCGGTTTTCCCCGTATAAAAATAGCCAACTCTTGGTCTCGCATCTAAAAAACCAGCCATCGTTAATATCGCTAAGTCAGGCCGTAAAGTTGCTCTCGTTAAATTTAAGCGTTCGGCAATATTTTCACCAGTAATAGGGCCATTCTCTTTCACAATTTGCAATATTTGATCTTGTCGCTTATTTAGTTCCAATGTCCTCACCACCTAACACGCATTAAAGGCATCAAATATCTGGCTACAAGAACTGATACTCCGCACTGCAAAGGAGACCAATATTGTTCGAACAACCAAATATTGATGCTTAAATGAACTAAAAGTGTTATACCATATAAGAAATATTATATACTATTTAACAAAAATGAACAGCATAGTTTGTTCTTATTTTTGTTTTAGACGGCCCTTTTAGTCGTCATTCATGAGGTGTGTCATTGAATAACCGATTATCAAGAGAGCGAATCTGTACGCAAATTGCATCGTTACTCACTTGACTAAAATCGCATTAAAATCGGCAAATTCCGTGATTAAATGAGCAAGTGTTTTCATTTGATATAATCGGTTCGTCTTTATATTAGCCTCTTGTGCCATAACCATTGTGTGTTCAAAATAGCTTTCAATTACTGGTTGAAGACCAATAAGTAATTGATACTTTTCTTCTGCTAGTTCAGTTGTTTCAAATGCCTCTTGTACACGAGTAACCGCTTCATACAATGCCTGCTCTTCATCGTTTATGAACAAGCCTGGATCCACATCACCTGTACCCTCTGCTTTTTTCGCTATATTTAACACGCGACTAAGTGCTTCCATCGCCTCTTTAAAGTCGGCATCCTCTTTATGAGCCATCAGAACGGCCGCCTTTTCAAATAGTACTGGTAACACACCAATGCGACCCTCGAGAACAGCGTCAATGATGTCATAACGCACCTCTTGTTCTT
Proteins encoded in this region:
- a CDS encoding DEAD/DEAH box helicase, with amino-acid sequence MTKQRFELYGFRPFINKGIEELGFYEPTEIQERMIPLILKGESAIGQSQTGTGKTHSYILPILEKINPAKKEVQAVITAPTRELADQIYKEILKMIKFSEEEITARCYMGGTDKQRDIDKLKTQPQIVVGTPGRINDLIKEQALFVHRASILVIDEADLMLDMGFIVDVDQVASRMPEQLQILVFSATIPEKLKPFLKKYMENPEYVHIQPKHISAENIEHVLVSKKSREKIDLLHDMLVAYNPYLAVVFTNTKQKADEVANALLEKGLKVGRIHGDMSPRDRKRMMKQIRDLDYQYIVATDLAARGIDIEGVSHVINYELPRDLDFYVHRAGRTARAGFSGICATIYTPSDEDALARLEKIGITFSHTDIRQGEWTELKDRNQRKKREKTEDSIDLKAKSIVRKPKKVKPGYKKKMQREMTQFKKRERRLESKRGNNKK
- the vrrA gene encoding VrrA/YqfQ family protein, translating into MPPFSPRPQQQSPFFYGPPMRPYPTNRPSFSPQRTGRGPGLLSRLLNRQNSSSMPFTGFERQGAATVGSSAAQKLANPMNFQQMLSNTQQVLQTVQQMGPIVEQYGPIVKNLPAMWKLYRGLKSLPDAEKDNSEKTKETTKAPVKNKESLPAPSASASKKAKLEKSEQLTDRSSTPKLYV
- a CDS encoding 4-hydroxy-3-methylbut-2-enyl diphosphate reductase, which produces MDIIKIAPRGYCYGVVDAMVIARNAALDKSLPRPIYILGMIVHNQHVTDAFEEDGIITIDGKNRKEILEKVDKGTVIFTAHGISPEVRELAKQKNLVTIDATCPDVTKTHDLIRDKKAEGYVVIYIGKKGHPEPEGAVGVAPDIVHLVEKPEDVEKLTITNEKIIVTNQTTMSQWDVADIMDKIKEKYPHAEMHKEICLATQVRQEAVAEQAGEADLLIVVGDPKSNNSNRLAQVSEEIAGTKAFRVSDVSEIQLEWLQGVHKVAVTAGASTPTPIVKEVIQFLESFDPNDESTWTREKKVPLNKILPKVKKSTLTSR
- a CDS encoding Nif3-like dinuclear metal center hexameric protein, translated to MKTANGHEIIQLFEQFSPKKYAMEGDKIGLQIGRLNKPVERVLVALDVLEEVVDEAIANKVELIIAHHPIIFRPLKSIVTSEPAGRMIEKLIKHDIAVYAAHTNLDVAKGGVNDLLAEALQLQEPEVLVPTFEDGLKKLVVFVPGTHEQAVREALGAAGAGFIGEYSHCSFSSQGTGRFQPSAEAAPYIGQAGTLQEVAEVKIETIYPESIEKKVLSAMLKAHPYEEVAYDLYPLGNKGETLGLGRVGKLKESMSLRQFAEFVKDKLDVNGVRVVGELTDQVKKVAVLGGDGNKYFQAAKFKGADVYVTGDFYYHTAHDAMAVGLNIVDPGHNVEKVMKKGTAVKMKALADEKGFNVEFIPSSVHTDPFTFI
- a CDS encoding tRNA (adenine(22)-N(1))-methyltransferase TrmK; this translates as MNINQLSKRLTAVANQIPNQSTLADIGSDHAYLPCYAVKTGIVTKAVAGEVVEGPFQAAKQQVKEAGLEELIDVRKGNGLEVITAGEVECITIAGMGGTLIASILEEGKAKLEGVKRLVLQPNISAINIRQWLLANEWELIAEMIMEEDGKVYEVLTAEKGDPSKPYKENQAQQLLLGPFLMEEKNDAFLKKWKREASQLELVLENLKKAEDGEAIMKKQQQVLHELNLIKEAIE
- the cccA gene encoding cytochrome c550; the encoded protein is MNRNPVIPFLLIMVFGLGLIFFLSLEGLSNSKEMAKEKEGGEKTEETAGGEFDPEGHYKQSCVGCHGGNYEGGAGPALKGVGEKLSKDEIKEVLVNGRGAMPAGLVPAENADAMAEWVSKVK
- the rpoD gene encoding RNA polymerase sigma factor RpoD, encoding MAEKSTRSKETEVTLERAKEQIIEIGKKRGKLSYDYVADKLSPFEVESDQMDEFYEHLGEQGIDITNDEDEEEDPNIHELEKESEEFDLNDLSVPPGVKINDPVRMYLKEIGRVDLLSADEEIQLATRIEEGDEEAKRRLAEANLRLVVSIAKRYVGRGMLFLDLIQEGNMGLIKAVEKFDYRKGFKFSTYATWWIRQAITRAIADQARTIRIPVHMVETINKLIRVQRQLLQDLGREPSPEEIAEEMDLTPEKVREILKIAQEPVSLETPIGEEDDSHLGDFIEDQEATSPSEHAAYELLKEQLEDVLDTLTDREENVLRLRFGLDDGRTRTLEEVGKVFGVTRERIRQIEAKALRKLRHPSRSKRLKDFLE
- the dnaG gene encoding DNA primase gives rise to the protein MAGKIPEETIQQIKQSLDIAEVIGDYVQLKKQGRNYFGLCPFHGENSPSFSVSPDKQIYHCFGCGAGGNIFTFITEMENVSFQEAVSKLADRAGVSVDIQIPGERPDRAVSKEEDRMLEAHELLTKFYHHLLVNTKEGQEALQYLQERGFTKNEVETFQIGWSLPQWNFTTTFLQKRGFSVEELERAGLIIQKEEDSYFDRFRGRIMFPLHDDKGKVVAFSGRALHEEKPKYLNSPETAIFNKSRLLYNFHRARSAIRKQHGAILFEGFADVIAAASAGIEAGIATMGTSLTDAHIQQIKRITDQVIICYDGDSAGIQAAYRASEMLSESGCHVKVAMIPDKMDPDDYIKKHGAEKFRDNIIGTALTLMAFKMEYFKQGKNLQDEGQKLAYIEEVLKEIAKLQKAVERDYYLRQIADQFSLSLDALKQQEKQVFFKERKKQPVNRESLTLPAAIPQTTQKLYPAYQTAERRLIAHMLKDVDTAYKVKELMGSEAFNIDEHQAIFTYLLGFYEEENEPDSSIFINFLPDANLRRLVSDIEMMMVSEYVNDEEVHDYIKEIFKYRKKLVIKTKKQQQIAAEKAKDYQTAAQLAMEIVKLKKELKV
- a CDS encoding pyruvate, water dikinase regulatory protein is translated as MVNDPIIYIVSDSVGETAELVTKAAVSQFNGSHAVIKRFPYVEDLFHIDEVIDLAKSERGIIVYTLVKPEIRKYMHQRAVEENIVIFDLIGPLMDQLQSMYGKEPLLEPGLVRKLDEEYFKKVEAIEFAVKYDDGRDPRGLLKADIVLIGVSRTSKTPLSQYLAHKRLKVANVPLVPEVDPPEELFSIPLEKCYGLKISPEKLNQIRRERLRSLGLNDQASYADVERIKTEMAYFEKVTSKIGCEIIDVTNKAVEETANIIMSKFRNRK